From a region of the Microcebus murinus isolate Inina chromosome 25, M.murinus_Inina_mat1.0, whole genome shotgun sequence genome:
- the OTUD1 gene encoding OTU domain-containing protein 1, with protein sequence MQLYSSVCTHYPAGAPGPTAAAPAPPAAAAAFKVPLQPPGAAGGAPEPETGECQPAAAAEPREAAAASKMPAFSSCFEVVPAAAAPAPAAGPPGAPASCKPPLPPHYTSTAQITVRALGADRLLLHGPEPGPAAASPAAPRGRCLLLAPAPAAPLPPRRGSSAWLLEELLRPDGPEPAGLDAARDGPDRNFRLSEHRQALAAAAHRGPAPPPHSPEPGPGAWGEGRPAERGPRGWERGGDPPGGDAAWRPDPEAEAAPSRSGDARSGAAETAPAPRPDPRDEKLALYLAEVERQDKYLRQRSKFRFHIIPDGNCLYRAVSKAVYGDQSQHRELREQTVHYIADHLDHFSPLIEGDVGEFIIAAAQDGAWAGYPELLAMGQMLNVNIHLTTGGRLESPTVSTMIHYLGPEDSLRPSIWLSWLSNGHYDAVFDHSCPNPEYDNWCKQTQVQRKRDEELAKSMAISLSKMYIEQNACS encoded by the coding sequence ATGCAGCTCTACAGCAGCGTCTGCACCCACTACCCCGCCGGGGCGCCGGGTCCCACGGCCGCagcccccgcgccgcccgccgccgccgccgccttcAAGGTCCCGCTGCAGCCGCCGGGCGCCGCCGGCGGAGCGCCCGAGCCCGAGACCGGTGAGTGCCAGCCCGCCGCGGCCGCCGAGCCCCGGGAAGCCGCCGCCGCCTCCAAGATGCCCGCCTTCTCCTCCTGCTTCGAGGTGGTGCCCGCGGCCGCCGCGCCCGCCCCGGCCGCCGGCCCGCCCGGCGCGCCCGCGTCCTGCaagccgccgctgccgccgcacTACACGTCCACGGCGCAGATCACCGTGCGGGCGCTGGGCGCAGACAGGCTGCTGCTGCACGGGCCCGAGCCGGGGCCCGCCGCCGCTtcgcccgccgccccgcgcggCCGCTGCCTCCTGCtggcgcccgcgcccgccgccccgctgCCGCCGCGGCGGGGCTCCTCGGCCTGGCTGCTGGAGGAGCTGCTGCGGCCCGACGGCCCCGAGCCCGCCGGCCTGGACGCGGCCCGGGACGGGCCCGACAGGAACTTCCGACTGAGCGAGCACCGCCAGGCCCTGGCCGCCGCCGCGCACCgcggccccgcgccgcccccgcaCAGCCCGGAGCCCGGCCCCGGCGCGTGGGGCGAGGGGCGCCCGGCGGAGAGGGGCCcccggggctgggagaggggcggCGACCCCCCGGGCGGCGACGCGGCGTGGCGGCCCGACCCCGAGGCCGAGGCGGCCCCCTCGCGGAGCGGCGACGCCCGCAGCGGCGCGGCCGAGACGGCGCCCGCGCCCAGGCCGGACCCCAGGGACGAGAAGCTGGCCCTGTACCTGGCCGAGGTGGAGCGGCAGGACAAGTACCTGCGGCAGAGGAGCAAGTTCCGGTTCCACATCATCCCCGACGGCAACTGCCTGTACCGGGCCGTCAGCAAGGCGGTGTACGGGGACCAGAGCCAGCACCGGGAGCTGAGGGAGCAGACGGTGCACTACATCGCGGATCACCTCGACCACTTCAGCCCCCTGATCGAGGGCGACGTGGGGGAGTTCATCATCGCCGCCGCCCAAGACGGGGCGTGGGCCGGGTACCCCGAATTGCTGGCCATGGGGCAGATGCTGAATGTGAATATCCACTTAACTACTGGCGGGAGGTTGGAGAGCCCCACGGTGTCTACTATGATTCACTATTTGGGCCCGGAGGATTCCCTGAGGCCTAGCATTTGGCTTAGTTGGCTTAGTAATGGACACTACGATGCGGTATTTGATCACTCCTGTCCTAACCCAGAGTATGACAACTGGTGCAAGCAAACTCAAGTGCAAAGAAAACGCGATGAAGAACTTGCCAAATCCATGGCCATATCCCTATCCAAAATGTATATTGAACAAAATGCATGCTCTTGA